One genomic region from Electrophorus electricus isolate fEleEle1 chromosome 25, fEleEle1.pri, whole genome shotgun sequence encodes:
- the esyt3 gene encoding extended synaptotagmin-3: protein MSSTRANGGAPALPDNPANEDLRPSDVNRLLLEFFMYMGKAILIFYPVYLIGSLGMSISWILLSLVIWSLWEQNRKHKDIRIDTAIDFLENESCVIKTELKTLNMPAWINFSDVEKAAWMNKILHQAWPFFDMYMEKLLKDSIQATIRSSSVHLKTFTFTKVHFGQKAPTISGIRVYTYETDKREVILDLNIVYVGDLDIQANVKPHVSAGVKEIQLQGMLRVILEPLIGQAPLVGGITMFFIRRPTFHINWTGVTNLLDSPTLRPFSESAILDVIASLMVLPNRMCFPLIDQVKVDQMRFPLPRGVVRVHAIEAQDLVAMDTVMMGLVKGKSDPYVVLRVGNKRFQTKTIKETLSPRWNEVYEFVIHEAPGQELEVELYDEDKDKDDFMGRFNLDFGEVKKEKEIDKWFTLQDIESGRVHMKLQWLSLQTDLDLLRQTFQTTDGCACAMLAVYLDSASNLPKDQTEFSQPDKHGKQPKELKLTRKQNNPNSYVKLSIDQQSQKSKVVYASRDPVFEEYFTFFVHNVESQVLSIQVMVAEKKTLLGTLTLPLLRLLNASDLTLDNRFPLERSGANSQLKIKAILRALKLEKPQPKAPNPPAQPRRGKAPQAKHPESQQTQSQPSHPAPQSSQPEGREQTPRPVPAVVNQTSANPQTSSSSSGLQTETHSQRRGSLLPLEGRRSGPSTPSRMRRYDSHSILSENSLASSRFDLADGVPYPEALMNHQGSFGQIQVTLRYANLRNKLIVTINGCRNLFPCSENGSDTYVRVYLLPEQTWKSRMRTQVKRKTVNPSFEEKFEFSVPMEEARTRKLDVSVKNNRMFHTRERKEIGMVLIDLSQVDLVKGSIDWYELTLPGLKKTN from the exons ATGAGTTCCACGCGCGCAAACGGAGGGGCTCCCGCGCTCCCCGATAACCCTGCAAACGAGGACCTCAGGCCCAGTGACGTTAACCGCTTGCTTCTGGAATTCTTCATGTACATGGGAAAAGCCATTCTGATTTTTTACCCCGTGTACCTTATTGGCTCTCTTGGAATGAGTATTAGCTGGATTCTGCTCAGTCTGGTGATATGGAGTTTGTGGGAGCAAAACCGCAAGCACAAGGACATACGGATAGACACAGCTATTGACTTTTTGGAAAATGAGTCCTGTGtaattaaaactgaattgaaaacACTAAATATGCCAGCTTGG ATTAACTTCAGTGATGTAGAGAAAGCTGCCTGGATGAACAAG ATCCTTCATCAGGCATGGCCATTCTTCGACATGTATATGGAAAAGCTCCTTAAAGACAGCATCCAGGCTACCATTCGAAGCTCCAGTGTTCACCTCAAGACCTTCACCTTTACTAAGGTCCACTTTGGTCAGAAG GCTCCAACAATTTCAGGAATACGAGTATACACATATGAAACTGACAAGAGGGAAGTTATTCTGGACCTCAACATTGT TTACGTGGGAGATCTGGACATTCAAGCAAATGTAAAGCCACATGTCTCTGCAGGAGTCAAAGAGATTCAG ctTCAGGGGATGCTCCGTGTGATTCTCGAACCGCTGATTGGTCAGGCGCCACTTGTGGGAGGGATCACTATGTTTTTCATCCGCCGCCCT ACCTTTCACATAAATTGGACTGGGGTGACTAATCTTCTTGACAGTCCAACACTACG TCCCTTTTCCGAGTCAGCCATCTTGGATGTCATTGCTTCTCTTATGGTCCTGCCCAACCGCATGTGCTTCCCACTGATAGACCAAGTCAAGGTGGATCAGATGAGGTTTCCTCTTCCCCGC GGTGTGGTGCGTGTTCACGCAATTGAGGCCCAGGATCTAGTTGCCATGGATACAGTGATGATGGGTCTAGTGAAGGGGAAGTCTGATCCCTATGTAGTTTTAAGGGTGGGCAACAAGCGCTTCCAAACAAAGACCATTAAAGAGACCCTGAGCCCCCGCTGGAATGAGGTATATGAG TTCGTGATTCATGAGGCGCCTGGGCAAGAGCTTGAAGTGGAGCTGTATGATGAGGACAAAGACAAGGATGACTTTATGGGCAG GTTTAATCTGGATTTTGGAGAGgtgaagaaggaaaaagagataGATAAG TGGTTCACCCTGCAGGATATTGAGAGTGGAAGAGTGCATATGAAACTGCAGTGGCTCTCTCTGCAGACTGATCTGGACCTACTAAGACAG ACATTTCAGACCACCGATGGCTGTGCTTGTGCCATGCTTGCTGTGTATTTGGACAGTGCCTCTAACTTGCCT AAAGACCAGACTGAATTTAGCCAGCCTGATAAACACGGAAAGCAACCCAAAGAGTTGAAG CTCACGCGAAAGCAGAACAACCCCAACTCTTACGTGAAGTTATCAATAGACCAGCAAAGCCAGAAAAGCAAG GTTGTGTATGCCTCCAGAGATCCTGTTTTTGAGGAGTACTTCACCTTCTTTGTGCATAATGTGGAAAGCCAGGTGCTTAGCATCCAG GTGATGGTGGCCGAGAAGAAGACATTACTGGGTACGCTCACCCTGCCTCTGCTCCGCCTGCTCAATGCCTCAGACCTGACCCTGGACAATCGCTTCCCACTGGAGCGCTCTGGAGCCAACAGCCAGCTCAAGATTAAGGCCATTCTCAGG GCCCTGAAGCTGGAGAAGCCCCAGCCTAAGGCACCCAACCCTCCAGCTCAGCCTCGACGTGGCAAAGCCCCCCAAGCCAAACACCCTGAGTCCCAGCAGACCCAGTCCCAGCCTTCCCACCCTGCCCCTCAGTCATCCCAACCTGAGGGGAGAGAGCAGACTCCCAGGCCTGTGCCTGCCGTGGTAAACCAAACCTCTGCCAACCCGCAAACTAGCTCTTCCTCCAGTGGGCTCCAGACCGAAACCCACTCCCAGCGGCGAGGCTCTCTCCTGCCATTGGAGGGCCGGCGCTCAGGCCCCTCCACACCGTCTCGCATGCGCCGCTACGATTCGCACAGCATCCTGTCAGAGAACTCCTTAGCCTCTTCACGCTTTGACCTGGCTGATGGTGTCCCATACCCAGA AGCCCTTATGAACCACCAAGGCAGTTTTGGCCAGATCCAGGTGACACTTCGTTATGCCAACCTGCGGAACAAGCTTATTGTGACCATCAACGGCTGCAG GAATCTGTTTCCCTGTAGCGAGAATGGCTCAGACACCTACGTTCGCGTTTACCTGCTGCCAGAACAGACGTGGAAGAGCCGCATGCGCACACAGGTCAAGAGGAAGACGGTGAACCCTTCATTTGAGGAGAA GTTTGAGTTTTCAGTGCCAATGGAGGAAGCCAGGACCAGGAAGTTGGATGTTTCTGTGAAGAACAATCGAATGTTTCACACCAGGGAACGAAAAGAGATTGGAATG GTCCTAATCGATTTGTCCCAAGTGGATCTTGTGAAAGGTTCCATAGACTG GTATGAGCTCACACTGCCTGGGCTGAAGAAGACTAACTAG